From a single Sinomonas atrocyanea genomic region:
- a CDS encoding HD domain-containing protein — MSALYTLQAGDPWQRREVARALPRLAEIAPPLREQAVTAWASAWLSSTHSTLEEMPYSLQAPDYRLLDHTNEVADTGILLADYAWEHWGVALDQDTLLAALLLHDIDKALLYTRDGDAVVADRTRAGLPHGVLGAMLLKEASLPDRVVALVGTHTTTSPVRTEGPEAWVLHYADLFACDHAFGQAEGTVPFFQRV, encoded by the coding sequence ATGAGCGCCCTCTACACCCTCCAGGCCGGCGACCCATGGCAGCGGCGGGAAGTGGCCCGGGCCCTGCCCAGGCTCGCAGAGATCGCACCGCCCCTGCGCGAGCAGGCCGTCACGGCCTGGGCCAGCGCCTGGCTCTCCAGCACCCACAGCACGCTGGAGGAGATGCCCTACTCCCTCCAGGCCCCGGACTACCGGCTGCTGGACCACACCAACGAGGTCGCCGACACCGGGATCCTGCTCGCGGACTACGCCTGGGAGCACTGGGGAGTGGCCCTGGACCAGGACACCCTGCTGGCCGCGCTGCTGCTCCACGACATCGACAAGGCGCTCCTCTACACCCGCGACGGGGACGCGGTGGTCGCCGACAGGACCCGGGCCGGCCTGCCGCACGGCGTCCTCGGGGCGATGCTGCTGAAGGAGGCCAGCCTCCCGGACCGGGTCGTAGCACTGGTCGGCACGCACACCACCACCAGCCCCGTCAGGACCGAGGGCCCCGAGGCCTGGGTCCTCCACTACGCCGACCTCTTCGCCTGCGACCACGCCTTCGGCCAGGCCGAGGGCACCGTTCCCTTCTTCCAGCGAGTCTGA
- a CDS encoding MFS transporter, with protein MKQWTEAPDASTDGAPISTVDHNRGPARGPAVWRTAVAGGAGSVIEYYDFSLYANLAIYISAAFLSRTDPSTALLETLAVFGSGFLMRPVGALFFGWLGDRHGRRTSLLVSVVLMGLASSAVGLLPAYATLGVAAPLLLLLLRLLQGFCAGGEASGASTYIAETAPARLRGFFGAFNPAGIAIGTAAAGGLAAVVSSVVGTAAMSEWGWRVPFLLSLPLSVAVLFLRSRLPESAQFAKNVRTGVAAASPFRSALEEWPAVVKLVLLSFSMTCTGYVGHVYLNTYLTAQLHRPAAEALGTNSAITVVFALLMPLAAWSSDRFGRRRIYAAAMAGYIVLALPAFLWMAPGSGVPLGLAMAVSFIPWVFAQAVGYPLFTELFGSKARMTGVAFGFALGTILGGGFGPYIAQLLTTATHWNLAPAAYMAASALVGLLTLRFVGRSKIDEPAAESAAGPASKG; from the coding sequence ATGAAGCAATGGACCGAGGCGCCCGACGCCTCCACGGATGGAGCACCCATCAGCACCGTAGACCACAACCGAGGACCGGCGCGGGGGCCGGCCGTGTGGAGGACCGCCGTAGCCGGCGGTGCCGGCTCGGTCATCGAGTACTACGACTTCTCCCTGTACGCGAACCTCGCCATCTACATCTCCGCGGCGTTCCTGTCCCGCACGGATCCGTCCACCGCCCTGCTGGAGACGCTCGCCGTCTTCGGCAGCGGGTTCCTGATGCGCCCGGTCGGGGCCCTCTTCTTCGGCTGGCTCGGCGACCGCCACGGCCGCCGCACGTCGCTGCTCGTCAGTGTGGTCCTGATGGGACTGGCCAGCTCCGCCGTCGGCCTCCTCCCGGCCTACGCCACGCTCGGCGTCGCGGCGCCCCTCCTGCTGCTGCTCCTGCGCCTGCTCCAGGGCTTCTGCGCCGGGGGAGAGGCCAGCGGGGCCTCGACCTACATCGCCGAGACTGCCCCCGCCCGCCTCCGGGGCTTCTTCGGCGCCTTCAACCCCGCCGGCATCGCCATCGGAACCGCCGCCGCCGGGGGCCTCGCCGCCGTGGTCAGCTCCGTCGTCGGCACCGCGGCCATGTCCGAGTGGGGATGGCGCGTGCCGTTCCTGCTCTCGCTCCCGCTGTCCGTCGCCGTCCTCTTCCTCCGCAGCCGCCTTCCCGAGTCGGCGCAGTTCGCCAAGAACGTCCGCACCGGGGTCGCAGCGGCCAGCCCTTTCCGGTCCGCGCTGGAGGAGTGGCCAGCGGTCGTGAAGCTGGTCCTGCTCTCCTTCTCCATGACGTGCACCGGCTACGTCGGGCACGTCTACCTCAACACCTACCTCACGGCCCAGCTCCACCGTCCCGCCGCCGAGGCGCTGGGGACGAACTCGGCCATCACCGTCGTGTTCGCCCTGCTCATGCCGCTCGCCGCCTGGTCCTCCGACCGCTTCGGCCGGCGCCGGATCTACGCCGCCGCGATGGCCGGGTACATCGTGCTCGCCCTCCCGGCGTTCCTGTGGATGGCCCCCGGCAGCGGGGTCCCCTTGGGCCTGGCCATGGCGGTGTCCTTCATCCCGTGGGTCTTCGCCCAGGCCGTCGGCTACCCGCTCTTCACCGAGCTCTTCGGCTCCAAGGCCCGCATGACCGGGGTGGCCTTCGGCTTCGCCCTCGGCACGATCCTCGGCGGCGGCTTCGGGCCCTACATCGCCCAGCTGCTCACCACCGCAACGCACTGGAACCTCGCCCCCGCCGCCTACATGGCCGCCTCTGCACTCGTCGGACTCCTCACCCTCCGCTTCGTAGGCCGCTCCAAGATCGACGAGCCCGCAGCCGAGTCCGCCGCAGGCCCGGCGTCCAAGGGCTGA
- a CDS encoding cyclase family protein: MTETLPTYERLLLRSDAPPGSSWGLFPEDPERGMANFAGPDQVLRGRAAIRTGAVFNLDYPADAFEPSMSRSRRPPAQTMTSAHPDSFDDVWDGYWPQASSHLDGLRHRRAHGHGFYNAVPDSSVAAGTPHLGIQAWAQKPIVGRAVLADVERHRRESGSPVDHAAGEPLALADITSTLQAQGSPLKPGDILLLHTGWAEWFLGLDAPGRAQAKATRHTTGVAQSEEFLAWLWDSRIALLGTDTFAVEALPASADSPFRETSGEDGGMMHQELIAKLGCPLGELWHLAGLAADCARAGRYEAFLTVKPLNLPGAVGSPANATAIT, encoded by the coding sequence ATGACCGAGACCCTCCCCACCTACGAGCGGCTCCTCCTGCGCAGCGACGCCCCGCCCGGCTCCAGCTGGGGCCTCTTCCCCGAGGACCCCGAACGCGGCATGGCCAACTTCGCCGGGCCCGACCAGGTCCTGCGGGGCCGGGCAGCGATCCGCACCGGTGCCGTGTTCAACCTCGACTACCCGGCCGACGCCTTCGAGCCCTCCATGTCGCGCAGCCGCAGGCCCCCGGCGCAGACCATGACCTCCGCGCACCCCGACAGCTTCGACGACGTCTGGGACGGCTACTGGCCCCAGGCCAGCAGCCATCTCGACGGGCTGCGCCACCGGCGCGCGCACGGGCACGGGTTCTACAACGCCGTGCCGGACAGCAGCGTCGCGGCCGGAACACCCCACTTGGGAATCCAGGCATGGGCACAGAAGCCGATCGTCGGCAGGGCAGTGCTGGCCGACGTCGAACGCCACCGCCGGGAGTCAGGCTCGCCCGTCGACCACGCGGCCGGCGAGCCCCTCGCGCTGGCCGACATCACCTCGACGCTCCAGGCCCAGGGATCCCCCCTGAAGCCCGGGGACATCCTGCTGCTCCACACCGGCTGGGCCGAATGGTTCCTCGGCCTCGATGCACCCGGCCGGGCGCAGGCCAAGGCCACGCGCCACACCACCGGCGTCGCACAGTCGGAGGAGTTCCTGGCATGGCTCTGGGACAGCCGCATCGCCCTGCTCGGCACCGACACCTTCGCGGTGGAGGCCCTCCCCGCCAGCGCGGACAGCCCGTTCCGCGAGACCTCAGGGGAGGACGGCGGGATGATGCACCAGGAGCTCATCGCCAAGCTCGGCTGCCCGCTCGGAGAGCTCTGGCACCTGGCCGGACTCGCCGCCGACTGCGCCCGCGCCGGACGCTACGAGGCCTTCCTCACCGTCAAGCCGCTCAACCTGCCCGGCGCGGTCGGGTCGCCGGCGAACGCCACCGCCATTACCTGA
- a CDS encoding IclR family transcriptional regulator — MADEGAAQERSTMRSVERAFDVVDLLSDSGRPLRLAEVARGTGLHIATAQRILKVLERRNYVAQDSAGYSVGAAALAAAHSFLVGNHLVLTATPVLQELAAALGLTASLSVRVGSARVLVARVEGSSPLRYQLPVGGRLPLHLGAGKVFLAYMDGAGRAEVLAGMEEIETAGGAAIPASEYTALLDEIAAQGYAVSRNERVVGAVSVSAPVRLRDGDLLGVVQVSGREEDLSEDRLAAATREVVNAAASIAARMR, encoded by the coding sequence ATGGCAGACGAGGGCGCGGCCCAGGAGCGGTCGACCATGCGCTCGGTGGAGCGGGCGTTCGACGTGGTCGACCTCCTCTCGGACAGCGGGCGGCCGCTCAGGCTCGCGGAGGTCGCCCGCGGGACGGGGCTCCACATCGCCACGGCCCAGCGGATCCTCAAGGTGCTCGAGCGGCGGAACTACGTCGCGCAGGACTCCGCCGGGTACAGCGTCGGGGCGGCCGCCCTTGCCGCCGCCCATTCGTTCCTGGTCGGCAACCACCTCGTGCTGACGGCGACCCCGGTCCTGCAGGAGCTCGCGGCCGCGCTGGGGCTGACGGCCTCGCTGTCGGTGCGGGTGGGCTCCGCCCGGGTCCTGGTGGCGAGGGTGGAGGGCAGCAGCCCGCTGCGCTACCAGCTCCCCGTCGGCGGCCGGCTTCCGCTGCACCTCGGGGCTGGCAAAGTGTTCCTCGCCTATATGGACGGGGCGGGGCGGGCGGAGGTCCTGGCCGGGATGGAGGAGATCGAGACCGCGGGCGGCGCGGCGATCCCCGCCTCCGAGTACACGGCGCTCCTCGATGAGATCGCCGCCCAGGGATACGCGGTCTCACGCAACGAGCGCGTGGTCGGGGCGGTGTCCGTGAGCGCACCGGTCCGCCTGAGGGACGGCGACCTGCTCGGGGTGGTGCAGGTGTCCGGGCGGGAGGAGGACCTCTCCGAGGACCGGCTGGCCGCGGCGACCCGCGAGGTCGTCAACGCTGCGGCCAGCATCGCGGCCCGGATGCGCTGA